Proteins encoded in a region of the Acidobacteriota bacterium genome:
- a CDS encoding isoprenylcysteine carboxylmethyltransferase family protein, producing the protein MKGLELRIPPLALFVIFVLAILAAGIYIPNANVPFPGHKGLAVLVIILGWVIVGAGVIEFRRAKTTMSPFSPERTALIVSSGIYRWSRNPMYLGMMIVLFGVAAWWSSLPGFLFVWGFYAYMTRFQIKPEERVLLKLFGSEFSAYMVQVHRWL; encoded by the coding sequence ATGAAAGGACTCGAACTTCGTATTCCACCGCTTGCGTTGTTCGTCATCTTTGTGTTGGCGATATTGGCAGCCGGAATTTACATCCCTAACGCCAACGTCCCATTCCCCGGACACAAGGGACTTGCAGTCCTTGTCATAATTCTTGGATGGGTGATTGTTGGCGCAGGAGTCATTGAGTTTCGCCGGGCGAAAACAACAATGAGTCCCTTTTCGCCCGAACGAACTGCATTGATTGTTTCGTCCGGCATTTATCGTTGGAGCCGAAACCCCATGTATCTTGGGATGATGATAGTGCTGTTTGGAGTCGCGGCTTGGTGGTCGTCTTTGCCAGGGTTTCTGTTCGTCTGGGGCTTTTACGCTTATATGACCCGATTTCAAATCAAACCCGAAGAACGGGTCTTGTTGAAACTTTTCGGCTCAGAATTTTCAGCTTACATGGTTCAGGTTCACCGGTGGCTTTGA
- a CDS encoding FAD-binding protein, whose translation MKKRTFLKLSSAGITGALMAPLTGCQQNTSPVSTNVPAPEKLKNWAGNLEYSTANVVYPETVEQVQAAVKKADKLRALGTQHCFNRIADSPHQLVSAKKLDKILSLDADKKTVTVEAGVRYGTLGEYLQGKGFALHNLASLPHISVAGSIATATHGSGVNNGNLATAVSGLEFVTAAGDVVSLTRGKDGDQFQGAVVHLGGLGVVTKVTLDIQPTFQVKQDVYENLPFAELDKNFETIMSSGYSVSLFSDWQKNVISEVWVKSRVTDGKVEKAKPELFGAKLATRNLHPIRELDAINCTDQMGVPGPWHERLPHFKMNFTPSSGKELQAEYFVPMSNAIAALKAINSLGDKWINDLFISEVRTIAADNLWMSTAYKRPSVAIHFTWKQNTDSVMKLLPLVEAELAAYGARPHWGKLFTIPAEQLKARYERYADFQQLLRQYDPKGKFRNEFIDKNLSA comes from the coding sequence ATGAAAAAACGAACGTTCCTGAAATTGTCATCTGCCGGAATTACAGGCGCTTTGATGGCTCCGCTGACCGGTTGCCAGCAAAACACGTCGCCAGTTTCGACCAATGTGCCTGCGCCGGAAAAGCTGAAAAACTGGGCTGGGAATCTGGAATACAGCACCGCTAATGTCGTCTATCCCGAAACGGTCGAACAAGTGCAGGCAGCGGTCAAAAAAGCCGACAAGTTGCGCGCGCTGGGCACACAGCATTGTTTCAATCGGATTGCCGATTCGCCGCATCAACTGGTGTCGGCGAAAAAGCTGGACAAAATATTGTCGCTCGACGCAGACAAAAAGACCGTCACTGTCGAAGCGGGCGTGCGGTACGGAACGCTCGGCGAATATCTGCAAGGCAAAGGCTTCGCGCTGCACAATCTGGCTTCGTTGCCACACATTTCCGTAGCAGGTTCCATCGCTACGGCAACGCACGGTTCGGGCGTGAACAATGGCAATCTGGCGACGGCTGTGTCGGGACTGGAATTCGTGACAGCCGCAGGCGACGTTGTTTCGCTGACCAGAGGCAAAGACGGTGATCAATTCCAGGGCGCGGTCGTTCATCTGGGCGGGTTGGGCGTCGTCACCAAAGTCACGCTGGACATTCAGCCGACCTTCCAGGTCAAACAGGATGTTTACGAAAACCTGCCTTTTGCCGAACTGGACAAAAACTTCGAAACGATTATGTCCAGCGGTTACAGCGTCAGTTTGTTTTCCGACTGGCAGAAAAACGTCATCAGCGAAGTCTGGGTGAAATCCCGCGTCACGGATGGCAAGGTGGAAAAAGCCAAACCCGAATTGTTCGGCGCGAAACTGGCGACGCGCAATCTGCACCCGATTCGGGAACTCGACGCGATCAATTGCACGGATCAAATGGGCGTTCCAGGCCCGTGGCATGAACGGTTGCCGCATTTCAAAATGAACTTCACGCCCAGCAGCGGAAAAGAATTGCAGGCCGAATACTTCGTCCCGATGAGCAACGCCATTGCCGCGCTGAAAGCCATCAACAGTTTGGGCGACAAATGGATCAACGACCTGTTCATTTCCGAAGTCCGCACCATCGCCGCCGACAATTTGTGGATGAGCACCGCCTACAAACGTCCGAGCGTCGCGATTCACTTTACCTGGAAGCAAAACACGGATTCGGTCATGAAGCTGTTGCCGCTGGTGGAGGCAGAGCTTGCCGCGTATGGCGCGCGTCCGCATTGGGGCAAGTTGTTCACGATTCCGGCGGAGCAATTGAAAGCGCGCTATGAACGATACGCGGACTTTCAACAACTGCTGCGGCAATACGATCCGAAGGGGAAGTTCCGAAACGAGTTCATAGACAAAAACCTATCTGCCTGA
- a CDS encoding AraC family transcriptional regulator yields the protein MNKNYYEERVNRVLDYIAQHLDGDLSLKTLAQVSYFSSFHFHRIFQGITGETVNNYVRRARLERAAQWMKAAQGRRITDIALEVGFPGLAEFSRAFKAHFGINASAWDRRGALEISKICKAPDDLVFYPLEELERRAEAAGLRVRIGKLDQCRYVYFRVFNSYGNERLMDAYHSLLKWLAQRQTDLDDVVLIGMSSDDPSVTPPEKCSYDLGVVFPKKAEDQGIVGEILESRRRSNRSFVMPDRGECEPLGLTIRDFETEDLAVLHCVGDLSAVGTAWQYLFRIWLPASGYQPANAPGFEVFVRTPEQIGWETFDLYGCLPITKL from the coding sequence ATGAACAAAAACTACTATGAAGAGCGAGTCAATCGCGTGCTGGATTACATCGCCCAGCATTTGGACGGCGATCTTTCGCTGAAAACACTCGCCCAGGTTAGCTATTTTTCCTCCTTTCACTTCCATCGAATTTTTCAGGGAATCACAGGCGAAACGGTGAACAATTACGTTCGGCGCGCGCGTCTGGAACGGGCCGCGCAGTGGATGAAAGCTGCCCAAGGGAGACGGATCACCGACATCGCGCTGGAAGTCGGCTTTCCAGGCTTGGCCGAATTCTCGCGGGCGTTCAAGGCGCATTTTGGAATCAACGCCAGCGCCTGGGATCGGCGAGGGGCGCTGGAAATTAGCAAGATTTGCAAAGCGCCGGATGACTTGGTGTTTTACCCTCTCGAAGAGCTTGAACGTCGCGCGGAGGCGGCAGGGTTACGAGTTCGTATCGGAAAATTGGATCAGTGCCGGTACGTATATTTCCGCGTCTTTAATTCTTATGGCAACGAACGGCTGATGGACGCATACCATTCTTTGCTGAAATGGCTGGCGCAGCGGCAAACCGATCTGGATGATGTGGTTTTGATTGGGATGTCTTCGGATGATCCGAGCGTCACGCCGCCGGAAAAATGCAGCTACGATCTGGGTGTGGTCTTCCCAAAGAAAGCCGAAGACCAGGGAATCGTCGGAGAAATCCTCGAGTCTCGGCGGCGGTCAAACCGAAGTTTCGTAATGCCGGATCGCGGCGAATGCGAACCACTCGGTCTGACCATTCGTGACTTTGAAACCGAAGACCTTGCAGTGCTGCACTGCGTGGGAGATCTGTCAGCAGTGGGAACTGCCTGGCAATATCTGTTCAGAATCTGGCTGCCTGCCAGTGGCTACCAACCGGCAAACGCGCCCGGTTTTGAAGTCTTCGTCCGCACGCCGGAACAAATCGGTTGGGAAACGTTCGACCTCTACGGCTGTCTGCCGATAACGAAGCTATAA
- a CDS encoding RNA polymerase sigma factor: MENRPIIEQFLTTRTEEAFCALFELVCVRVRRYFLLRGLDAATADELTQNVMLKVYRQASELRKSEQFYAWLFTITRHELVSFWRGQQSRIETVEFESVPVEQAAKLKVEPAPLPQLRLMEWLKALDPADRDLVVLRFVEGLSYEELAAVFSLPLGTIKWRIFNARKKLAMVINPSPEKNLRQQIS; the protein is encoded by the coding sequence GTGGAAAACAGGCCAATCATCGAACAGTTCCTGACGACCAGAACCGAGGAGGCTTTCTGCGCTCTCTTTGAATTGGTGTGCGTGCGGGTCAGGCGCTATTTTCTGCTGCGCGGGTTGGATGCGGCAACGGCGGACGAACTCACCCAAAACGTCATGTTGAAGGTCTATCGCCAGGCCAGTGAGTTGCGGAAATCGGAACAGTTTTACGCCTGGTTGTTCACCATCACCCGCCACGAACTGGTCAGTTTTTGGCGCGGGCAACAGTCGCGAATTGAAACTGTGGAGTTTGAATCTGTGCCCGTAGAACAAGCAGCCAAACTGAAGGTTGAACCCGCGCCGCTGCCACAGCTTCGATTGATGGAATGGCTGAAAGCGCTCGACCCTGCGGACCGCGATCTGGTGGTGCTGCGGTTTGTCGAAGGGCTGAGTTACGAGGAATTGGCCGCCGTCTTTTCCCTGCCGCTGGGAACAATCAAATGGCGGATTTTCAACGCAAGGAAAAAGCTGGCGATGGTCATCAATCCTTCGCCGGAAAAAAACCTGCGACAACAAATTAGCTAG
- a CDS encoding DUF4926 domain-containing protein: MKLFDVVALTEDLPKYKLHRGEIGAVVEVHPTGGYEVEFVSQDGYTYALITAKQEQLIVLRQKPLHTSPKLVPATL, from the coding sequence ATCAAGTTATTCGATGTCGTCGCTTTAACGGAAGACCTGCCCAAATACAAATTACATCGTGGTGAAATTGGCGCTGTGGTCGAAGTTCACCCAACGGGCGGTTATGAAGTTGAGTTTGTTTCGCAGGACGGCTACACCTACGCCTTGATTACGGCAAAGCAGGAACAGCTCATTGTGTTGAGACAAAAACCCCTACACACTTCTCCCAAGTTAGTTCCAGCGACGTTGTAG
- a CDS encoding mandelate racemase/muconate lactonizing enzyme family protein has protein sequence MNRRHFLKSSVLGAAGVWLSASLSKTLAASLPKMKITKVRYYESPLSRPMANQSMHIVVVETDAGITGIGEGGYVDGIRECAEMVIGEDPSRIDHCWQLMMRGRFYPAGREKLHAIGAIDMALWDIKGKALGVPVWQLLGGQSREYIECYSTGAIRVPGGVKENAKATIEAGFRAFRTSVVDPGNNEAFISQRMVRKSFEHCQQIRDAIGPDADWAIDYHTRLDFPDAVRLSTLLEPLEPYFCEDLIRSENNAVYRELRKQVKVPIAVGEQHGTRWDINELIEQHLIDYNRVSIPNCGGITEYVKLAAMCETHYVGLIPHFTGPVSEAALAHVCASFSGPVMMEIAGVYKVDNIDYLPKSFDFKNGKIWPNERPGLGVEFDASKLKLTAEFTKRNHPITTFRRPDGSITNW, from the coding sequence ATGAATCGTCGTCACTTTCTCAAATCATCCGTGCTTGGCGCGGCAGGGGTTTGGCTGAGCGCATCCTTGTCGAAAACCTTGGCCGCTTCATTGCCCAAAATGAAAATCACGAAGGTGCGCTATTACGAATCGCCGCTTTCACGCCCGATGGCCAATCAAAGCATGCACATCGTCGTGGTCGAAACCGACGCGGGCATTACAGGAATCGGCGAAGGCGGTTACGTAGACGGAATTCGGGAGTGCGCGGAAATGGTCATTGGCGAAGACCCGTCGCGCATTGACCACTGCTGGCAATTGATGATGCGTGGGCGCTTTTATCCTGCGGGGCGGGAAAAGCTGCACGCGATTGGCGCGATTGACATGGCGTTGTGGGACATCAAGGGCAAAGCGTTGGGCGTGCCGGTCTGGCAACTGCTGGGTGGTCAGTCGCGGGAATACATCGAGTGTTATTCGACGGGCGCGATTCGCGTTCCAGGCGGCGTCAAGGAAAACGCCAAGGCGACCATCGAAGCAGGCTTTCGCGCCTTTCGCACTTCGGTTGTTGATCCCGGAAATAACGAGGCGTTCATTTCGCAGCGGATGGTGCGGAAAAGTTTCGAGCATTGCCAACAGATTCGGGACGCCATTGGCCCGGATGCTGATTGGGCAATTGATTACCATACGCGGCTGGATTTTCCCGACGCCGTTCGGCTAAGCACTTTACTGGAACCGCTGGAGCCGTATTTTTGCGAAGACCTGATTCGTTCCGAAAACAACGCGGTGTACCGTGAATTGCGCAAACAGGTGAAAGTGCCGATTGCCGTGGGCGAACAGCACGGCACGCGTTGGGACATCAACGAATTGATCGAACAGCACCTGATTGATTACAACCGCGTCTCGATTCCGAACTGCGGCGGCATCACGGAATACGTCAAGCTGGCGGCGATGTGCGAAACGCATTATGTCGGTTTGATTCCGCATTTCACCGGGCCGGTCAGTGAAGCGGCTCTCGCCCACGTCTGCGCTTCGTTTTCCGGCCCCGTGATGATGGAAATTGCAGGAGTCTATAAAGTAGACAACATTGATTACTTGCCCAAATCCTTCGATTTCAAAAACGGGAAAATCTGGCCGAATGAACGCCCCGGGTTGGGCGTGGAATTCGATGCGTCGAAATTGAAGTTGACGGCGGAATTTACCAAACGCAATCACCCGATTACGACGTTCCGGCGACCGGATGGATCAATCACCAATTGGTAG
- a CDS encoding glycoside hydrolase family 2, with amino-acid sequence MTEWGEKITPDNAWREYPRPQFVRERWQNLNGLWEYAIASKTAPAPTKFDGQILVPFAVEAALSGVGKSLQPDQRLWYRRAVTVPAAWKGERILLNFGAVDYECALWVNGGLVGAHAGGFDSFSFDVTPFLKDGANEILLGVTDPSDTGEQPRGKQQLKPQSIWYTPVSGIWQTVWMEPVPATLNLAELRLTPDVDAGQLRVIALTNAAVGDDTYAVRVTASAGSQTVATTIVRINREGVLKIPNARLWSPADPFLYDLKAELIRVKNPWPPNPKPEDRPKRFGQLERDAYAKSEVEGAPLDVVTSYFGMRKVSIGPGTVAGQPAILLNGQPLFQHGPLDQGWWPDGLHTPPADAAMAWEISWLRKAGFNMLRKHIKVEPARYYYHCDKLGMLVWQDMPTGFNLSLRNSPQDQGEPFRLSSSREQHELEMRRMMGRLHNAPSVIVWVVNNEGWGQYESKALAQWVKAIDPSRVVNANSGWLDMNVGELYDIHTYQEVPLQPEQKADRAIVVGEYGGVGWPIADHLWNPQMRNWGYQTYQDKTTYLNALRKKMDALVPMKQKLGLSAAVYTQTTDVEGEVNGLMTYDRKVVKADPETLRELNAPLTGNK; translated from the coding sequence ATGACCGAGTGGGGCGAAAAGATCACGCCCGATAATGCCTGGCGCGAATATCCGCGCCCGCAATTTGTTCGCGAACGCTGGCAAAACCTGAACGGATTGTGGGAATACGCCATCGCGTCGAAAACTGCGCCTGCGCCAACGAAATTTGATGGACAGATTCTGGTTCCGTTCGCCGTCGAAGCCGCGCTTTCCGGCGTAGGCAAAAGTCTTCAGCCAGATCAGCGGCTGTGGTATCGGCGCGCGGTGACGGTTCCCGCCGCGTGGAAAGGCGAACGCATCCTGCTGAATTTCGGCGCAGTGGATTACGAATGCGCGTTGTGGGTCAACGGCGGTTTGGTCGGAGCGCACGCGGGCGGGTTCGATTCCTTCAGTTTCGACGTGACGCCGTTTTTGAAAGACGGCGCGAATGAAATCTTGCTGGGCGTCACTGACCCTTCCGACACGGGCGAACAGCCGCGCGGCAAACAACAACTGAAACCACAAAGCATCTGGTACACACCGGTTTCCGGCATCTGGCAAACGGTTTGGATGGAACCGGTTCCTGCCACCTTGAATCTGGCGGAACTTCGGTTGACGCCGGATGTGGACGCTGGCCAATTGCGTGTGATCGCGTTGACCAACGCCGCTGTCGGCGATGACACCTACGCCGTCCGAGTGACGGCCTCCGCGGGAAGCCAAACCGTTGCGACGACAATCGTCCGCATCAACCGCGAAGGCGTTTTGAAAATTCCGAACGCTCGATTGTGGTCTCCCGCCGATCCGTTTTTATATGACCTGAAAGCAGAACTGATTCGTGTGAAAAATCCCTGGCCGCCGAATCCCAAACCGGAAGATCGCCCGAAACGGTTCGGCCAACTGGAGCGCGACGCCTACGCCAAATCTGAAGTCGAAGGCGCTCCGCTGGATGTAGTGACCAGCTATTTCGGCATGCGCAAAGTTTCGATTGGCCCCGGAACGGTCGCGGGCCAGCCTGCAATTTTGCTTAATGGGCAGCCGCTGTTCCAGCACGGCCCGCTGGATCAGGGCTGGTGGCCGGACGGATTGCACACGCCGCCCGCTGATGCCGCGATGGCGTGGGAAATCAGTTGGCTGCGCAAAGCCGGATTCAACATGCTGCGCAAACACATCAAAGTCGAACCGGCTCGCTATTACTACCATTGCGACAAACTGGGGATGTTGGTCTGGCAGGATATGCCGACGGGATTCAATTTGTCGCTGCGCAATTCACCACAGGATCAGGGCGAACCGTTCCGTTTATCTTCCAGCCGCGAACAGCACGAACTGGAAATGCGCCGGATGATGGGGCGTTTGCACAATGCACCGAGCGTGATTGTCTGGGTGGTCAACAACGAAGGATGGGGACAATACGAATCCAAAGCTCTGGCGCAATGGGTCAAAGCCATTGACCCAAGCCGCGTGGTCAACGCCAACAGCGGATGGTTGGATATGAACGTCGGCGAACTTTACGACATTCATACTTACCAAGAAGTCCCGCTTCAACCGGAACAGAAAGCTGATCGCGCCATCGTTGTTGGCGAATACGGCGGAGTCGGCTGGCCGATTGCCGATCATTTGTGGAATCCGCAAATGCGCAACTGGGGCTATCAAACTTATCAGGACAAAACCACGTATCTAAACGCGCTACGCAAAAAAATGGATGCCTTGGTACCAATGAAACAAAAGCTGGGGCTTTCAGCGGCGGTTTACACCCAAACCACCGATGTCGAAGGCGAAGTCAACGGCCTGATGACGTACGACCGCAAAGTTGTCAAAGCCGACCCCGAAACCTTGCGCGAACTCAACGCTCCGCTGACCGGAAATAAGTAA
- a CDS encoding DUF1592 domain-containing protein, which yields MTSRLKLLAILIATIGICWAAYPHLQPLNADVNGAVDVRAFLETNCFMCHNATAKKGNLDLTALNPDFSDAQTFATWVKVHDRVRDGEMPPKAAPQPEAAERTAFLKALAAPMIAADEARIRREGRAVLRRMNRYEYENTLRDLLGAPWLQVKELLPEDGERYRFNKSGEALGVSHVQISRYLAAAEYALREVTARSEQKPEATTKRYYAREQRAFTAHVEFSQFNTYTERATFPLIGNEADVAVLEKKAPMTVGATDPAKRELESMGVVASSYEPLEIRFNQFKAPAPGKYKLRLMAHSFWAGPQPGDKWFHPSRTEAFPGRTHEPITLYAEVPPRQMRYLANLDVSPEASVQEVEVYLLKDETIRPDAVRLFRSRPPNWRNPLAEKDGQPGVAFRWLEVTGPIYDAQADWPGKGHQLLFGDLPIHCKDAVAGQPLLDLEDEDTADAQAAKRAKNPNQKLTKVCGVKSAQPHADAERLLRNFLRRVYRHTTPQAIEEDTARFLKIFDAAHKNSGSFTEAMITTYSAVLCSPAFTTLKEKPGRLDDFALASRLSYFLWNSEPDTTLRELAAKAALRKPAVLRAQIDRLLNDSRSQRFVDAFLDYWLDLRKVNITSPDELLYSDYYLDDHLVESATAETRAFFAELIHGNLPARNVIASDFVLINERLADLYGLPGVTGSQIRRVALPPDSVRGGLLTQASVLKVTANGTTTSPVVRGAWMMERILGKPVPPPPTGTPAIEPDIRGATTLRQQLEKHRTNASCNVCHAKIDPAGFALENFDVFGGWRDKYRALAEGDKAPGVGKNGQKFAFRYIQPVDASGSLPDGRSFNDIRELKQLLLKDERQIARNLTNQLIIFATGAPVQFSDRPKVEALLDQAAAKNYGVKSLIHLLIESDLFRNK from the coding sequence ATGACATCACGACTTAAACTGCTGGCGATTCTCATTGCAACGATCGGCATTTGTTGGGCAGCGTATCCGCATTTGCAGCCTCTGAATGCCGATGTGAACGGTGCGGTTGATGTGCGCGCGTTTTTGGAAACGAATTGCTTCATGTGCCACAACGCCACGGCCAAAAAAGGCAATCTGGATTTGACGGCGCTCAACCCCGACTTTTCCGACGCACAGACCTTTGCCACCTGGGTCAAAGTTCATGATCGGGTTCGTGATGGCGAAATGCCTCCAAAAGCTGCGCCACAGCCGGAAGCCGCGGAACGAACAGCGTTTTTGAAAGCGCTCGCCGCGCCAATGATCGCGGCGGATGAAGCCCGCATTCGCCGGGAAGGCCGGGCCGTGCTTCGGCGAATGAACCGGTACGAGTACGAAAACACCTTGCGCGATTTGCTCGGCGCACCGTGGTTGCAGGTCAAAGAGTTGTTGCCCGAAGATGGCGAACGCTACCGCTTCAACAAATCCGGCGAAGCGCTGGGCGTGTCGCACGTGCAGATCAGCCGCTATCTGGCTGCGGCGGAATACGCGTTGCGCGAAGTAACCGCCCGGTCAGAACAAAAGCCCGAAGCGACGACCAAACGGTATTACGCCCGTGAACAACGCGCCTTCACCGCGCACGTCGAATTTTCCCAATTCAACACCTACACCGAACGCGCGACATTTCCACTCATCGGCAACGAAGCCGATGTTGCCGTGCTGGAGAAAAAAGCGCCGATGACTGTCGGCGCAACCGATCCCGCCAAACGCGAACTGGAAAGCATGGGCGTGGTTGCCAGTTCCTACGAACCGCTGGAAATCCGTTTCAATCAATTCAAGGCGCCCGCACCGGGCAAATACAAACTGCGTTTGATGGCGCATTCGTTTTGGGCCGGGCCGCAACCGGGCGACAAATGGTTTCACCCCAGCCGCACCGAAGCCTTCCCCGGACGCACGCACGAACCGATCACGCTGTACGCCGAAGTTCCGCCGCGCCAGATGCGCTATCTTGCCAACCTAGATGTGTCGCCGGAAGCTTCCGTCCAGGAAGTCGAGGTGTATCTGCTGAAGGATGAAACCATACGGCCAGACGCTGTGCGGCTGTTTCGTTCGCGCCCGCCGAACTGGCGCAATCCGCTGGCGGAAAAAGACGGCCAACCCGGCGTAGCGTTTCGCTGGCTGGAAGTCACCGGCCCGATTTATGACGCCCAAGCGGATTGGCCCGGCAAAGGGCATCAACTGCTGTTCGGCGATTTGCCGATTCATTGCAAAGACGCAGTCGCAGGGCAGCCTTTGCTCGATCTGGAAGATGAAGACACTGCCGACGCGCAAGCCGCCAAGCGCGCCAAAAATCCCAACCAGAAATTGACCAAAGTTTGCGGCGTGAAATCCGCGCAACCGCACGCCGATGCTGAACGGTTGTTACGCAACTTCCTGCGGCGCGTTTATCGCCATACGACGCCGCAAGCCATCGAAGAAGACACTGCGCGGTTTTTGAAAATTTTTGACGCCGCGCACAAAAACAGCGGCAGCTTTACGGAAGCGATGATTACCACTTATTCCGCCGTGTTGTGTTCGCCTGCATTTACGACGCTGAAAGAAAAACCGGGGCGGTTGGACGATTTCGCGCTGGCTTCGCGGCTGTCCTATTTCCTGTGGAATTCCGAACCGGATACGACGTTGCGCGAACTCGCCGCAAAAGCCGCACTTCGGAAACCCGCTGTACTGCGAGCGCAAATAGATCGTCTTCTTAACGATTCTCGGTCGCAACGCTTTGTGGATGCGTTTCTGGATTACTGGCTGGATCTGCGCAAGGTGAACATCACCTCGCCGGATGAGTTGCTGTATTCGGATTATTACCTGGACGACCACTTGGTCGAATCGGCAACGGCGGAAACGCGCGCGTTTTTCGCCGAACTCATTCACGGCAATTTACCTGCGCGGAATGTCATCGCTTCGGATTTCGTGCTGATCAACGAACGGCTGGCCGATCTGTATGGTTTGCCCGGCGTCACAGGTTCGCAAATTCGCCGCGTCGCGTTGCCGCCGGATTCGGTGCGCGGCGGATTGCTGACCCAGGCCAGCGTGCTGAAAGTCACCGCCAACGGCACGACCACTTCGCCCGTCGTGCGCGGCGCGTGGATGATGGAACGCATTCTGGGTAAACCCGTGCCGCCTCCACCGACTGGCACGCCTGCCATCGAACCAGACATTCGCGGCGCAACCACGCTGCGGCAACAGCTCGAAAAACATCGCACCAACGCAAGTTGCAATGTCTGCCATGCGAAAATTGACCCGGCAGGGTTCGCGCTCGAAAACTTCGATGTGTTTGGAGGCTGGCGCGACAAATACCGCGCCTTGGCTGAAGGGGACAAAGCCCCCGGCGTTGGCAAGAACGGCCAAAAATTTGCTTTTCGGTACATTCAACCCGTAGATGCTTCCGGTTCGCTTCCCGATGGGCGAAGCTTTAACGACATCCGCGAGCTGAAACAATTGCTGCTCAAAGACGAACGGCAAATCGCGCGCAATCTGACGAATCAACTGATCATCTTTGCGACTGGCGCGCCCGTGCAATTCAGCGACCGCCCGAAAGTCGAAGCACTGCTTGACCAGGCTGCGGCTAAGAACTACGGCGTGAAATCGCTAATTCACCTGCTTATTGAGAGCGATCTGTTTCGGAATAAATAG
- a CDS encoding VOC family protein, giving the protein MELGNFSISLAVKDIEASKSFYEKFGFKVFMGNAAQKWLIMKNGDHVIGLFQGMLEKNVLTFNPGWDSNAQNLPTFTDIRELQRQLKAKGVKLLKEADENSTGPASFMAVDPDGNQLLFDQHR; this is encoded by the coding sequence ATGGAACTCGGCAATTTTTCTATCAGCCTGGCGGTTAAAGATATCGAAGCTTCAAAGAGTTTTTACGAAAAGTTCGGTTTCAAGGTCTTTATGGGCAATGCCGCGCAGAAGTGGCTGATTATGAAAAACGGCGATCACGTGATCGGACTTTTCCAAGGGATGCTTGAGAAAAACGTTCTGACCTTCAATCCCGGCTGGGACAGCAACGCGCAGAATCTGCCCACGTTCACCGACATTCGCGAGTTGCAGCGCCAACTGAAGGCGAAAGGGGTAAAGTTGCTGAAGGAAGCGGACGAGAACTCGACGGGGCCAGCCAGCTTTATGGCCGTAGACCCGGATGGAAATCAGCTCCTTTTTGACCAGCATCGGTAA